The Pseudofrankia inefficax genome window below encodes:
- a CDS encoding serine/threonine-protein kinase: protein MTETGVPLQERRPGDPEMLGRHRILGRLGAGGMGVVYLAEGPFGQVAIKLIREDLADDPDFRRRFQREVQACFRVGGTRTVRLVDFELAAARPWLATEFVDALNLAEHVREHGPLSADEQLLLGAGLAEALLSIHATGLIHRDFKPSNVLWTAHGPKVIDFGIAAAADAAGLTSTGHFVGTPGWHSPEQVSGQEVTGAADIFAWGGLLCYAATGKAPFGTGTPEVVLHRVAAAEPIVDRELLAPALREPVAGAMARDPAARPTAADLYAALIGPVPSDVNLPVTRVLVSKPGDTPPSTPVAVTPTPPWSATVAAGQGAPEAPRPRRSRKLIATFVVGGVLLLAAAGTIVGLVATRGNGDGGTPASVDTSADFTADAPWRITIDDQINGNDAEGCAVTVLDGDGVERGKLDGIYGRKTYQVSVTGAFHWTVNNDACVVTPEKGAGDVPLPFAQQAYEGDTPSFQAQGAISVDPIDFGDADSCDLTLRAVDGRTLDFTTAHKGDGPVTLDPGAPTEVYLSEPGCGIKISAAG from the coding sequence ATGACCGAGACCGGTGTTCCCCTGCAGGAGCGGCGCCCGGGCGACCCGGAGATGCTCGGCCGCCACCGGATCCTGGGCCGCCTCGGTGCCGGCGGCATGGGAGTCGTCTACCTGGCCGAAGGCCCGTTCGGGCAGGTGGCGATCAAGCTTATCCGCGAGGACCTGGCCGACGACCCGGATTTCCGGCGCCGGTTCCAGCGCGAGGTCCAGGCCTGTTTCCGGGTCGGGGGTACGCGGACGGTCCGCTTGGTCGACTTCGAGTTGGCCGCGGCTCGGCCGTGGCTCGCGACCGAGTTCGTCGACGCGCTCAATCTTGCCGAGCATGTGCGCGAGCATGGCCCGCTAAGCGCCGACGAACAGCTTCTGCTGGGCGCCGGCCTTGCCGAGGCATTGCTCTCGATTCACGCCACCGGCCTGATCCATCGCGACTTCAAACCGTCGAACGTGTTGTGGACGGCGCACGGTCCCAAGGTCATTGATTTCGGTATCGCCGCGGCGGCCGACGCGGCCGGCCTGACCTCGACCGGGCATTTCGTCGGCACGCCCGGCTGGCACTCGCCCGAGCAGGTCTCCGGCCAGGAGGTCACCGGCGCGGCGGACATCTTCGCCTGGGGCGGGCTGCTCTGCTATGCCGCGACCGGGAAGGCGCCGTTCGGCACGGGCACGCCCGAAGTGGTGCTGCACCGGGTCGCGGCGGCCGAACCGATCGTCGACCGCGAACTGCTCGCGCCGGCCCTGCGCGAGCCGGTAGCCGGCGCCATGGCCCGGGACCCGGCGGCCCGGCCGACCGCCGCGGACCTGTATGCCGCGCTGATCGGCCCGGTGCCCAGCGACGTCAACCTCCCGGTGACCCGGGTCCTGGTGTCCAAGCCGGGGGATACCCCGCCCTCCACCCCCGTCGCCGTGACGCCGACGCCCCCGTGGTCGGCGACCGTGGCTGCGGGCCAGGGCGCGCCCGAGGCTCCCCGGCCGCGCCGGTCGCGCAAGCTGATCGCCACGTTCGTCGTCGGTGGCGTGCTCCTGCTCGCCGCGGCCGGCACCATCGTGGGCCTCGTGGCGACCCGGGGTAATGGTGATGGTGGCACTCCGGCCAGCGTCGACACCTCGGCCGACTTCACGGCGGACGCCCCCTGGCGGATCACGATCGACGACCAGATCAACGGCAACGACGCCGAGGGCTGCGCGGTGACCGTGCTGGACGGCGACGGCGTGGAGCGCGGGAAGCTCGACGGGATCTACGGCCGCAAGACCTACCAGGTCTCCGTGACCGGCGCGTTCCACTGGACCGTCAACAATGACGCCTGCGTCGTGACCCCCGAGAAGGGCGCGGGCGACGTGCCACTGCCCTTCGCCCAGCAGGCCTACGAGGGCGACACGCCGTCCTTCCAGGCGCAGGGTGCGATCTCGGTCGACCCCATCGACTTCGGCGACGCCGACAGCTGCGATCTCACCCTGCGGGCAGTCGACGGCCGGACGCTCGACTTCACCACGGCCCACAAGGGCGACGGCCCGGTCACGCTGGACCCCGGCGCCCCGACCGAGGTCTACCTGTCCGAGCCCGGCTGCGGCATCAAGATCTCGGCAGCCGGGTAG
- a CDS encoding SDR family NAD(P)-dependent oxidoreductase: protein MTQRLAGRTALVTGSTRGIGRGIALAYAAEGAQVLVTGRGTAAGEKVVAEITETGGAATFLAGDLRDGAGVAALARDALAVAGGRVDILVNNAAALVGGRPTVETDDALIDTVLATNIKAPLLLAAALVPAMLDHGAGVIVNVGSINGLIGMNGAALYGASKSALHSLTTSWSAEWGRRGIRVNTVAPGPTETEWNEGLRDFLTELTATAPDGRLARTAEVAAVAVFLASDDAAHVHGATIPVDGGLTAIRGFVQPAAA, encoded by the coding sequence GTGACGCAACGACTGGCTGGCCGCACCGCGCTGGTGACGGGGTCCACCCGTGGCATCGGCCGCGGGATCGCGCTCGCGTACGCGGCCGAAGGCGCCCAGGTGCTGGTGACCGGGCGTGGGACGGCGGCCGGCGAGAAGGTCGTCGCCGAGATCACCGAGACCGGAGGCGCGGCTACGTTCCTCGCCGGCGACCTGCGGGACGGCGCCGGGGTCGCGGCACTGGCCCGGGACGCGCTGGCGGTGGCCGGCGGCCGGGTGGACATCCTGGTGAACAACGCGGCCGCGCTCGTCGGCGGCCGGCCGACCGTCGAGACCGACGACGCCCTGATCGACACCGTCCTCGCGACGAACATCAAGGCACCGCTGTTGCTCGCCGCCGCGCTCGTGCCGGCGATGCTCGACCACGGCGCCGGCGTCATCGTCAACGTCGGCTCGATCAACGGCCTCATCGGCATGAACGGGGCAGCCCTGTATGGCGCCTCGAAGTCGGCGCTGCACTCGCTGACGACGTCCTGGTCGGCCGAGTGGGGCCGGCGCGGCATCCGCGTCAACACCGTCGCCCCCGGCCCGACCGAGACCGAGTGGAACGAGGGCCTGCGGGACTTCCTGACCGAGCTGACCGCGACCGCCCCGGACGGGCGGCTGGCCCGCACCGCCGAGGTCGCGGCCGTCGCCGTCTTCCTGGCCAGCGACGACGCCGCCCACGTACACGGCGCCACGATCCCGGTCGACGGCGGCCTGACGGCCATCCGCGGCTTCGTCCAGCCGGCTGCCGCCTGA
- a CDS encoding TetR/AcrR family transcriptional regulator: protein MSRPLTAKGAATRERIVSAAATLVRAQGAQNTGLDDIRASTATSKSQLFHYFPGGRADLLYAVAVHEAALVIADQQPELDRLGPPPSWRAWRETVVRKYREQGRQCPLRSLTSQLADSDPRVGPLVASMVSDWHALLLAGTTRAGATAPDALATSVLAAVQGGAGLLIATGELGYLETAVDLAIAPLVAAA, encoded by the coding sequence GTGAGCCGCCCACTCACCGCGAAGGGTGCAGCCACCCGCGAGCGGATCGTCTCGGCCGCCGCCACGCTCGTCCGTGCCCAGGGGGCGCAGAACACCGGGCTCGACGACATCAGGGCGTCCACCGCGACCAGCAAGAGCCAGCTGTTCCACTACTTCCCGGGCGGTCGGGCCGACCTGCTCTACGCGGTCGCGGTCCACGAGGCGGCCCTGGTGATCGCCGACCAGCAGCCGGAGCTGGACCGGCTCGGGCCGCCGCCGAGCTGGCGGGCCTGGCGCGAGACCGTCGTGCGCAAGTACCGGGAGCAGGGACGGCAGTGCCCGCTGCGCTCGCTCACCAGCCAGCTCGCCGACTCCGACCCCCGGGTCGGGCCGCTGGTCGCGTCGATGGTGTCGGACTGGCACGCCTTGCTGCTGGCCGGAACCACCCGTGCCGGGGCCACGGCGCCGGACGCGCTGGCGACGTCCGTGCTCGCCGCGGTCCAGGGCGGCGCGGGCCTGCTCATCGCGACCGGCGAGCTCGGCTACCTGGAGACGGCCGTCGACCTCGCGATCGCGCCGCTGGTCGCGGCGGCCTGA
- a CDS encoding NUDIX domain-containing protein: MSGGRAGGGRVVSAGLLLFRVVEDGPEVLIGHMGGPFWARKDAGAWSIPKGETEPGEDLRLAAAREFAEELGSPPPAGAWLELGEARQSTGKIVTAYALRGEFDPATAVSNTFELEWPRGSGRVQAFPEIDRVAWFDVATARTKLVRGQVTFLDRLLGLLNPPGETQQA, from the coding sequence GTGAGCGGGGGTCGGGCCGGCGGCGGTCGGGTGGTCAGCGCCGGGCTGCTGCTGTTCCGGGTTGTCGAGGACGGCCCGGAAGTGCTGATCGGCCATATGGGTGGGCCGTTCTGGGCGCGGAAGGACGCGGGGGCCTGGTCGATCCCGAAGGGCGAGACCGAGCCCGGCGAGGACCTGCGGCTGGCCGCCGCGCGGGAGTTCGCCGAGGAGCTCGGCTCGCCGCCACCGGCGGGTGCGTGGCTGGAGCTCGGCGAGGCCCGCCAGTCCACCGGCAAGATCGTGACGGCGTACGCGCTGCGCGGCGAGTTCGACCCGGCGACGGCCGTCAGCAACACCTTCGAGCTGGAATGGCCGCGCGGCTCGGGCCGGGTCCAGGCCTTCCCCGAGATCGACCGGGTCGCCTGGTTCGACGTGGCGACCGCCCGGACCAAGCTCGTCCGCGGCCAGGTCACGTTCCTCGACCGCCTGCTCGGGCTACTGAACCCGCCCGGCGAGACCCAGCAGGCCTGA
- a CDS encoding dihydrolipoyl dehydrogenase family protein, which yields MSAVANGPGPEVFDVVVIGAGPAGEVVAGRAAEAGLSVAVVERERVGGECSYWGCIPSKTLLRPGDVIAAARRVPGAASAVTGEIDTPAAFARRDEMVGGYSDEGAVPWLLDRGVTLVRGRGRLAGPLRVDVDTADAIQPDAGTPAGTTRRLAARKAVVLATGTKAFMPPIPGLADVEPWDNRSATGATLVPRRLVVLGGGAVGTELAQGFRRLGTAEVTIIEGQPRLLAREEPFAGDEVGAAFEAEGIAVRTGCRVTAVRRGDDGAAPGPASSERRRPPVVVTLDNGDELTADEILVAVGRRPATEDLGLETVGLTPGRPVTVDSSLRAVGATPATGGSGEADGDGWLYAIGDVNGRALLTHMGKYQGRLVADLVAGRRDAAGAVPVEVAGERLIPRVTFTDPQVAAVGLTEQAAREAGLPVRAVSVPTSGVAGSSVRGVGLVGTSQLVVDEERRVLVGATFTGQDVQELLHSATIAIVGEVPLERLWHAVPSFPTVSEVWLRLLETYGL from the coding sequence CGCGGCCGAGGCCGGGCTGTCGGTGGCCGTCGTCGAGCGGGAGCGCGTCGGCGGCGAGTGCTCCTACTGGGGGTGCATCCCGAGCAAGACGCTGCTGCGGCCGGGAGACGTCATCGCGGCGGCGCGCCGGGTGCCCGGCGCCGCGAGCGCCGTGACCGGCGAGATCGACACCCCGGCCGCGTTCGCCAGGCGGGACGAGATGGTCGGCGGCTACTCGGACGAGGGCGCGGTGCCGTGGCTGCTCGACCGCGGGGTCACGCTGGTGCGGGGCCGCGGCCGGCTGGCCGGCCCGCTGCGGGTGGACGTCGACACCGCCGACGCGATCCAGCCGGACGCGGGGACGCCGGCCGGGACGACCCGGCGGCTGGCGGCCCGCAAGGCGGTCGTGCTGGCGACCGGGACGAAGGCGTTCATGCCGCCGATTCCGGGCCTCGCCGACGTGGAGCCGTGGGACAACCGGAGCGCCACCGGGGCGACCCTCGTTCCGCGCCGGCTGGTGGTGCTGGGCGGCGGGGCGGTCGGTACCGAGCTCGCTCAGGGGTTCCGCCGGCTCGGTACGGCCGAGGTGACCATCATCGAGGGCCAGCCCCGGCTGCTCGCCCGGGAGGAGCCGTTCGCCGGTGACGAGGTCGGCGCCGCGTTCGAGGCCGAGGGCATCGCCGTGCGCACCGGCTGCCGCGTCACCGCCGTCCGGCGCGGCGACGACGGGGCCGCGCCGGGGCCCGCGTCGAGCGAGCGCCGGCGGCCGCCCGTCGTGGTGACCCTGGACAACGGCGACGAGCTGACGGCCGACGAGATCCTGGTCGCCGTCGGCCGCCGGCCCGCCACCGAGGACCTGGGACTGGAGACCGTCGGCCTGACCCCCGGCCGCCCGGTCACGGTCGACAGCAGCCTGCGCGCGGTGGGCGCGACGCCGGCAACCGGCGGCTCGGGGGAGGCGGACGGCGACGGCTGGCTCTACGCGATCGGCGACGTGAACGGCCGGGCTCTGCTGACTCATATGGGCAAGTACCAGGGCCGGCTGGTCGCCGACCTCGTCGCCGGCCGCCGGGACGCGGCGGGCGCCGTACCCGTCGAGGTCGCGGGCGAGCGCCTCATCCCCCGCGTCACGTTCACCGACCCGCAGGTCGCGGCCGTCGGGCTGACCGAGCAGGCCGCCCGCGAGGCCGGCCTGCCGGTCCGGGCCGTCTCGGTGCCGACCAGCGGCGTCGCCGGTTCCTCGGTCCGGGGCGTCGGCCTGGTCGGCACTTCCCAGCTGGTCGTCGACGAGGAACGCCGCGTGCTCGTCGGCGCCACCTTCACCGGTCAGGACGTCCAGGAGCTCCTGCACTCGGCGACGATCGCGATCGTGGGCGAGGTGCCGCTGGAGCGGCTCTGGCACGCCGTCCCCTCGTTCCCCACGGTCAGCGAGGTCTGGCTTCGCCTGTTGGAGACCTACGGCCTGTGA